In Lutra lutra chromosome 5, mLutLut1.2, whole genome shotgun sequence, a single genomic region encodes these proteins:
- the BHMT gene encoding betaine--homocysteine S-methyltransferase 1 isoform X2, with protein sequence MAPVGGKKAKRGILERLNSGEVVIGDGGFVFALEKRGYVKAGPWTPEAAVEHPEAVRQLHREFLRAGSNIMQTFTFYASEDKLENRGNYVAEKISGQKVNEAACDIARQVADEGDALVAGGVSQTPSYLSCKSETEVKKVFQQQLEVFLKKNVDFLIAEYFEHVEEAVWAVEALKTSGKPVAATMCIGPEGDLHGVSPGECAVRLVKAGASIVGVNCHFDPTISLQTVKLMKEGLEAARLKAHLMSQPLAYHTPDCNKQGFIDLPEFPFGLEPRVATRWDIQKYAREAYNLGVRYIGGCCGFEPYHIRAIAEELAPERGFLPPASEKHGSWGSGLDMHTKPWIRARARKEYWENLRIASGRPYNPSMSKPDAWGVTKGTAELMQQKEATTEQQLKELFEKQKFKSAQ encoded by the exons ATGGCACCCGTTGGGGGCAAAAAGGCCAAGAGG GGCATCCTAGAACGTTTAAACTCTGGAGAAGTTGTGATTGGAGATGGAGGGTTTGTCTTCGCACTGGAGAAGAGGGGCTACGTGAAAGCAGGCCCCTGGACCCCAGAGGCTGCTGTGGAACACCCAGAAGCAG TTCGCCAGCTTCATCGAGAGTTCCTCAGAGCTGGATCCAATATCATGCAAACCTTCACCTTTTATGCAAGTGAAGACAAGCTGGAGAACAGGGGAAACTATGTTGCAGAGAAAATATCT GGGCAGAAAGTCAATGAAGCTGCTTGTGATATTGCCCGGCAAGTGGCTGATGAGGGAGACGCTTTGGTGGCAGGAGGCGTGAGTCAAACGCCTTCGTACCTCAGCTGCAAGAGTGAAACGGAAGTTAAAAAAGTATTTCAGCAACAGTTAGAGGTCTTTTTGAAGAAGAATGTGGACTTCTTGATTGCTGAG TATTTCGAGCATGTTGAAGAGGCTGTGTGGGCAGTGGAAGCCTTGAAGACATCTGGGAAACCCGTGGCAGCAACCATGTGCATCGGCCCAGAGGGGGATTTGCACGGCGTGAGCCCCGGCGAGTGTGCAGTGCGCCTGGTTAAAGCAG GAGCATCCATCGTTGGCGTGAACTGCCATTTTGACCCCACAATCAGTTTACAAACGGTGAAGCTCATGAAAGAAGGTTTGGAGGCTGCCCGACTAAAAGCCCACCTGATGAGTCAGCCGTTGGCCTACCACACTCCTGACTGCAACAAACAGGGATTTATTGACCTACCAGAATTCCCCTTTG GACTGGAGCCCAGAGTTGCAACCAGATGGGATATACAAAAATATGCCAGAGAGGCCTACAACCTGGGGGTCAGGTACATTGGTGGGTGCTGTGGATTTGAGCCCTACCACATCCGGGCGATTGCAGAGGAGCTGGCCCCAGAAAGGGGATTTTTGCCACCAGCTTCGGAAAAGCATGGCAGCTGGGGAAGTGGTTTGGACATGCACACCAAACCGTGGATTAGAGCAAG GGCCAGGAAGGAATACTGGGAGAATCTTCGGATAGCCTCAGGCAGGCCATACAACCCTTCGATGTCGAAGCCCGATGCCTGGGGAGTGACCAAAGGAACGGCTGAGCTGATGCAGCAGAAAGAAGCCACAACTGAGCAGCAGCTGAAAGAgctctttgaaaaacagaaatttaaatctGCCCAGTAG
- the BHMT gene encoding betaine--homocysteine S-methyltransferase 1 isoform X1, translating to MRAPLRRPRAGQGGARPGVRQFPARARTGAAESRGRLPARFLRAGVPVPPQLQGSRVGWAMGILERLNSGEVVIGDGGFVFALEKRGYVKAGPWTPEAAVEHPEAVRQLHREFLRAGSNIMQTFTFYASEDKLENRGNYVAEKISGQKVNEAACDIARQVADEGDALVAGGVSQTPSYLSCKSETEVKKVFQQQLEVFLKKNVDFLIAEYFEHVEEAVWAVEALKTSGKPVAATMCIGPEGDLHGVSPGECAVRLVKAGASIVGVNCHFDPTISLQTVKLMKEGLEAARLKAHLMSQPLAYHTPDCNKQGFIDLPEFPFGLEPRVATRWDIQKYAREAYNLGVRYIGGCCGFEPYHIRAIAEELAPERGFLPPASEKHGSWGSGLDMHTKPWIRARARKEYWENLRIASGRPYNPSMSKPDAWGVTKGTAELMQQKEATTEQQLKELFEKQKFKSAQ from the exons ATGCGCGCCCCTCTGCGCCGTCCGCGGGCGGGCCAGGGAGGCGCGCGGCCCGGGGTCCGACAGTTTCCTGCCCGCGCCCGGACCGGTGCAGCGGAGTCCCGGGGTCGCCTCCCTGCCCGGTTCTTGCGTGCAGGCGTCCCAGTCCCGCCACAGCTCCAAGGCTCACGGGTCGGTTGGGCCATG GGCATCCTAGAACGTTTAAACTCTGGAGAAGTTGTGATTGGAGATGGAGGGTTTGTCTTCGCACTGGAGAAGAGGGGCTACGTGAAAGCAGGCCCCTGGACCCCAGAGGCTGCTGTGGAACACCCAGAAGCAG TTCGCCAGCTTCATCGAGAGTTCCTCAGAGCTGGATCCAATATCATGCAAACCTTCACCTTTTATGCAAGTGAAGACAAGCTGGAGAACAGGGGAAACTATGTTGCAGAGAAAATATCT GGGCAGAAAGTCAATGAAGCTGCTTGTGATATTGCCCGGCAAGTGGCTGATGAGGGAGACGCTTTGGTGGCAGGAGGCGTGAGTCAAACGCCTTCGTACCTCAGCTGCAAGAGTGAAACGGAAGTTAAAAAAGTATTTCAGCAACAGTTAGAGGTCTTTTTGAAGAAGAATGTGGACTTCTTGATTGCTGAG TATTTCGAGCATGTTGAAGAGGCTGTGTGGGCAGTGGAAGCCTTGAAGACATCTGGGAAACCCGTGGCAGCAACCATGTGCATCGGCCCAGAGGGGGATTTGCACGGCGTGAGCCCCGGCGAGTGTGCAGTGCGCCTGGTTAAAGCAG GAGCATCCATCGTTGGCGTGAACTGCCATTTTGACCCCACAATCAGTTTACAAACGGTGAAGCTCATGAAAGAAGGTTTGGAGGCTGCCCGACTAAAAGCCCACCTGATGAGTCAGCCGTTGGCCTACCACACTCCTGACTGCAACAAACAGGGATTTATTGACCTACCAGAATTCCCCTTTG GACTGGAGCCCAGAGTTGCAACCAGATGGGATATACAAAAATATGCCAGAGAGGCCTACAACCTGGGGGTCAGGTACATTGGTGGGTGCTGTGGATTTGAGCCCTACCACATCCGGGCGATTGCAGAGGAGCTGGCCCCAGAAAGGGGATTTTTGCCACCAGCTTCGGAAAAGCATGGCAGCTGGGGAAGTGGTTTGGACATGCACACCAAACCGTGGATTAGAGCAAG GGCCAGGAAGGAATACTGGGAGAATCTTCGGATAGCCTCAGGCAGGCCATACAACCCTTCGATGTCGAAGCCCGATGCCTGGGGAGTGACCAAAGGAACGGCTGAGCTGATGCAGCAGAAAGAAGCCACAACTGAGCAGCAGCTGAAAGAgctctttgaaaaacagaaatttaaatctGCCCAGTAG